gttgtgttACATCCATATACGCTACATTTTGACAGTGTTTGATTTGATGTAGCAGTGGTGCTGAGGGCGATGTCAGCGTTGATCTCATATCTGTCCCCGCTTTTCTTTGGGTACTTTATGATTcgaaaagttttattttgaaggaaatATGGGCAAAAGGTTGACTGTTTTCTCTGTAGCCACGTTACTGCTGAATGAACGCTGAGGCAACACTTAAACATTTACAGTACAGTGGTTGTTGTCACGTGATAGACAAACAATATATTCATAACATTCCAATAATATAAAGCAGAGGAAAAGTTGCAATAAGTCCTTTTATAATAGAGCTGTCATGTTCGATCATGAGACAATATTAATAGGTGGAACAGAAGCCATAAAGAAAACTGTTTGctttgtatgagtgtgtgtgtgtgtgacttgaaataataattcaataactcaataataataataataatatacaaaatgtatttttttgtgttgtcatCCTGTGGAACTGATTTTTCAGGAAAATGGCTGCCATGACACGCAGTTTTATTCTTCTCGTTCTTTGTTTGACAGTATCTCTATCATTCTGTCTCTGAAAGTATTTCAGTGATTTTTGAGTTTGAACTGCAATAAACTGATTTTTAGGATAATGAACCGTAtttctgttgtgtgttttttttgcccagAGCTGcaactgtactgtatgtggcgAGTTGTCAGTAGTCTTACATTTGCAGCAACCAGAACACCAGGTGGAGACAAAAATACTCTCACAAATACAGAAGCACCCAAGAGGGAAGCGGTAGATACAGACTGATAAGGTTATGATTGACGTGTCAGTTATGGGATGTTGTGGTCAGTTagtaataaaaaagagaaatggtTTAGCATTTCATAATCAAAACATCCTCATCCTGTGGCAACAGTGCTGTGATGGAGTCAAATaatccacatactgtataccaaTGTGTCCGGTACAATGGGTTAATTCAATTCAAGCTGTGCTGAACTGCATTATATCATTAAGTGAAcactgtgtaacatttcaggggctctattagcagaaatggaatataaaattcataactatgttttctttagtgtttaataatctgaaactaagaattgttgtgttttcgttaccttagaatgagcccttcatatctacatagggagcgggtcctcttcaaggagtttgccatgtttctacagtaccccagaacggacaaaccaaacgctggctctagagagagcctttcatgtttttacggcCATCGTAGTACTCCAACACGCTTgagaaactgcggtaacgtgagccgcagagtgcaaaaccgtggtaccgccagccgccgtctgacatccgttgctcctaaagtagtgttattatggtaaggatggcttctGAACGAGGCAagcggcgttaccatggttttgcactctgcagctcacgtataccgcagtcttggaaagggaggagtgagcagaggggtactccagctcgttctcattcccaggccgttaaatacagaggctttgtcacggccgtcggcgttcggtACCGCCACGcacggcaccctttagcgccagtATGAAACACACTGGGCATTCCATTGACTACAATTTAAACCCATCCGCTGCATAAACACtctgagaaagtgcgccgggagtgtggtaaCGTAGTTCATTGTACAaacttagtagttttaaacccaaccatgtatttctttcctaaacctaactaagtggttttgttgcctaaatctaaagtgatgctaaggggcgtgacaaagcggcggaatgcgacgagttgggatgagaatgtgttggatactcagttggttgcaatttgcaaacATTATAGAGGTGGAGTTTATGGCAGAGCTGTTGTATTGAATTGCAATAGATTGgtcaggtgtacctaataaagtggccattgtgagtgtatatatgtatgtagatGGATATATAGAAGATGGACAAAACAATAGACACTGCTTTATGACGCTTACAATGTTGAGACGGTAAGACTTATATATAAGTTATATAACCTATtctggtgtttctgttattttgtccacctggACAGTTGGTCTAATGCTAATTCTATGCTTCTTTTAGACACTGAACTGCAGTTTTTACCATCAGCTATCCGTCATATTGTAGTCTCTCCAACAGATCTCAGGTCGAGGCATCCATCTGGTTTCTGTGGAGCTTGTGCAACACTGGCACAGCCTCTCAGTGGGGGCAGACCTGTTAGTTACCATCTGAATGGCAGAAAAGCCTGGGCTGTTGGTAGTTCTCAAGTGTGGAGTGAAAGGGGATagctgtaaaatatattgatgcTGAAACGACCCTCCATTGATAGGCCGCAGTCCGTGGACAATCTTCAGCCTTGGAAAGACACTGGGCCACTGCATGGCCAATCTGACACAATTGGGGTGAAACGGTCCAGAAAATACTATTCTCTCCCATTCTCTCCTCCATCAATCGGGGCTTAAAAACTCTGCAGAATGAGAGGCAGGACTGGGAgtaggaggggggggggggaggaagagcGACAATTAGCAGAAACCTTTGAGTGCAAACTCTCAACAGGCGAAGCAGTTATCGCAGAGGTTTTCCCCCTGATATGTTTGCGGCTAAAAAggaacagatttgttttttttctgcactgaAAATTGGAGCAGTGAAGTTGCAGATGTGAGCTTCTTGCAAAGGAATGCAACCCCCCCTTTAACCTAACCTCACCCCCACTTTTCACTAGTGTTTTGCCACAAGAGGGACCACACAGATCCTGGATTTCATGCAAGGAAAatcataaacattttttttttttatccagccTATCTCATCATGTAGTGAGAGGATTCTGTGCgtaaaagctgcagtaggcCTGCTGGATATGGGTCCCACGGCTGACTCCTCAATGACGACCAATCAGGTGGCCAGGATtgtaaatgagagagagagagagacagagagagacagagagagagagagagagagagagagagaggggggaaggaaaagttttctttctttttttctccagaaGGAGGGGTGTTTTGTGGGGGAAATGCTCGGCGGACCGTGAAGCGTAACCAGCAAAAGGAAGAGGGACAAAGACGCACATAGCGGGACAAAATGCGACAGAAGAGAGAAACCTATTccaactgagaaaaaaaacacaacaacatcgGAATGCGTGCATATGGATGTTAACAGTGTTGCAGAGGACAGGAGTCGGAAACCGACAATGGCAATAGAAAGATGAGTTCAAGTGTACAAAGTGAGTTGTGGAGACAATAACTTGTGGTTATAGTGTGGTGCGCTAACTTTTTTGGAGAGCTCTGCAGGATCTGCACCGATTTGCATGGAGCAGCAGACACAGGCTGCAGTCTGGAGGACCCACTTTTGATGCTTCCTGGAATACCCGTTATATACTGCGGCTGTTTCTCTGCTTTCTGCAGCCACGCGCGGTGATTTCTAGgctcagcaggaggagacaaaCTTAAAAACTCGTGGATCATTTATATAAAAAGATCATTTTCTTGGACTACTAGTTGGTTTGCATGTATGGAATACTTATGAACtccacactgttaagaattccccagtaaaataacagtaaagaactgatggcagcagggttgcctttatgttactgtaaaattaacattattatactgtcgctgaaatttacagctttgtactgttaatgaaaaatactgttttttttattttattaatttcacagtattttacagttaatttactatttaaagatacattatatagctgtttttccacctttcttttacattatcttactgatttgttttaatgcactatttaggttgtatttttttacatacattttaataaacattatttttttgcctagatgaatagacttagcaggttacagacataggaatagtcacactaaatacaattaaaggcacttgttaggaaaaaggctataatagacttgttgacacttttcccaaaatgtctgtctatatctggctacaagcacagaatgcaaaccagaacaacatgtgagtgaagaactgagctaattcactgattttacaatcatgtacaatgtacaagcctcacatgagcagatcaggtcccagaattaaaaaaaatactgcatgaaactgtttctgatgatactttagacagctgatcagcagtaaagtgctgttttttaaaaatgcattatagttcagttaaacaACGgactatgagcgtaatttaacaggttttcttttgtaataacagtaaagcactgtttttagcaataacaggttaatactgttgaaatcctgctgtaaattaacagcaattgtttacagtgtgggaTCATTTATATAAAAAGACCATTTTCTTCGACTACTAGTTGCATGTATGGAATACTTATGAACTCCAGTGTGTAAGGCTTCATTGTTCCTGATCCTAATGTGCTGGTGGAGAAAGTGCACGTCACCGAGCTAGAACTCCCATCCAAAAAGCATGAAATGCtggtgcagcagcagcgccCTGGCACTTCTCCCATGGGTGCTGGTGGTGGCCTTAGACGCCCAGCTAATCTGCTGGCAGGCGCTCCTGCGGTGCCACGAGGAGCCCGAGTGCGACCTCGCCTACAGCCAATACCTGGCAGCTTGTGAAGGTAACATCAGAGGCACGAGGAGGCAGTGTCCGAGCCACTGCATCAACGCGCTCATCCGGCTCAATCACACCCGCAGCGGGCCGGATTTGGAGACCTGCGACTGCGCGCAAGACCTGGAGTGCATCGGTGCCAAACGCGCCATAGAACCGTGCCTTCCACGCAGACACCCGCACGATGCCGGCGGGATCGGGTGCATGGAGGCCCGGCAGCGGTGCGAGGAGGACAGCGACTGCCACACCTCCCTCACGGCCTACTTGTCGTACTGCGGGCAGCTGTTCAACGGCAGGAAGTGCTCCTCCAAGTGCAAAGCCACCATTCAGCAGATGCTCTTCATCCCCAATGGGGTGCTGCTGAACCGCTGTGTTTGCGATGGGGTGGAGAGGCCTTTCTGTGAAGTGGTGAAGGAGAACATGAGCAAACTTTGTGCCATTGGAGACCACATTGTTATTTCAGACCAGCCTGACGCGGATGACATCTACGAGGATGAAGACTATGACCCTAAACATGACAGAGAGGAGGTGTATACTGATCCTAACTCTGCTTCCCAGAGGTTGCCCAGCTGTGTGACACTCCTGTTTCTTCCTCTAGCATGGATATTGTACTGAGAGTGAAACATTTGTTGGATTTATAAATGACAGCTTGTTCAAGAGTCCAGCTGGAGTTGGAATCAGTGACTTGATCAAATGGTCACTGGCTTGCTGGCACAGGACTCAAACCCAGGTCTGCTGGATACGGGGAGCTATTTTATTCACCCGCAGGCCTCCCTGCCATTCCATTTTAGTTCCAGTGAGCACAGTAGTGATTTGTGTATGCTTTCCACAACCGTACAATTTGCATAGTAATGCTTTTTCATGCACATCTCACTCAGGAAAACCGCTTTGTGATTCAAACGGCAGGAAGTGCTCCTCCAAGTGCAAAGCCACCATTCAGCAGATGCTCTTCATCCCCAATGGCGTGCTGCTGAACCGCTGTGTTTGCGATAGGGTGGAGAGGCCTTTCTGTGAAGTGGTGAAGGAGAACATGAGCAAACTTTGCGCCATTGGAGACCACATTGTTATTTCAGACCAGCCTGATGTGGACGACATCTACGAGGATGAAGATTATGACCCTAAACATGACAGAGAGGAGGTGTATACTGATCATAACTCTGCTTACCAGAGGTTGCCCAGCTGTGTGGCGCTCCTGTTTCTTCCTCTAACATGGATATTGTACTGAGACTGGAACATTTGTTGGATTTATAAATGACAGCTTGTTCAAGAGTCCAGCAGGAGTTGGAATCAGTGTCTTCATCAAATGGCATTGACTTGCTGGTGGCACAGGACTCAAAACCCATGTCTGCTGGATAAGAGAAGCTATTTTATTCACCCGCAGGCCTCCCTACCGTTCCATTTTAAGTTCCAGTGAGCACAGTAGTGATTTGTGTATGCTTTCCACAACCGTACAATTTGCATAGTAATTCTTCTTCATGCACATCTCACTCAGGAAAACCGCTTTGTGATTCAAACGTTCACATATAGATGGCCTTACAGCGCTCTGAGTGAACTTGTTGGCAAATATACTTCCAGGTGATCCAGATGAGAGGAAGTGACCCTACGCCAGACTATTTGTTGCAGGGCATTGCCAAGTTGAGTGCCTTTAAACAGctcctgtttgtttggtttCAATGGTCCTTGGAGTGTGGCTTTATTAAGACCTTAGACAAACATTGGACCCATCCAGTCTCTATTTGCTCTGCTCTCCATTTCGGGGGCCTCCGCATTGTTGCAGCAACCACACTTCAAATATTTGTGGGAACAGTCAAAAGGACAGGCGAGGGTGTGGGATCAAGTGCTGAAATTAACTGAAGCCCTCTCCAGCACTCTGTCTGGGGCCCCTCCCCCCATGTGAGATTGTTTTATTGAACTTTTCCTGagacacccccacccccacccccctcttcctcctctccaccgCCTGCCCCCTTTCACGCCTTTAAAAGACCCCTGTCTTTATTACTGCTTTCACACGGAGGCAGGAAAAGCTGTCTGTTGCTGGTGCGAATAAGGTCAACATACCATACCTGGAGTTTATCCTCAACACTGCTCATGATGAGAGGTTTACACTGCTTGGCTTTGTTATGCATGGATGGATCTGATTTTAAACAAACTGTGTGATTCGAACGGAAATTGTTGCAATAAGTTTTCTTGAATCAAAGTcatcaaaaaaagaaagtacattttatggatattaaGATGGCCTGACCAAACATCTGTCTTATTGTAACAGCTATTATTGTGTTGCAGCAACAACACAATAATGAACATCGCAATGTCACAACAGGACTATTCACTCGTGAGCAGTAGTCTGGTATGAACGGTCAAACATGGCTTGAATGTATGTTAATTATTTTGCGTCACACAGTGTTTGTtgaaaggtgcagtgtgtaggatttggcgacgtctagcagtgtggttgcagattgcaaccaaccgagtacccctccactcactcacacaccctttccaagactgcggtaacgtgagctgccgagtgcacaACCATGGTAACattgttcgcctcgctcagaggccatccttaccataatatcactactttaggagcaacggaagtcagacgatggctggcggtaccacggttttgcactctgcagctcacgttaccaacATAAAAACGTggaagtctctctctagagccagtatttggtttgtccgttctgggctactgtagaaacattgcaGATGTGCGGAGGACCCGCTTCctaagggctcattctaagcaaacGAAAAcccaacgattcttagtttcaggtgattattcactaatggaaacatagttatgaatattatattccatttctgctaatagatcccccgaaatgttacacactgttcctttaaaggagtGTGAATGTTGCCAACTAAACAAGACGTGTATTAGTCTACATGTAGAGCGCTTTTAACACGCAGGATTGTCACTGAGTGCTTTCTAAAGAAATGAACAAATACAGATGAACCtcaaactaattaaaacaaagaGATTGAGTTCAGTTCACGAATGAGCAGCCAACAGGGCTAATGTTACCTGTACCAAGGTCCACACCGACAGCCCAGAGATTGGAACCAGCAGTCTTTCAGTCTCATTTCTTTCATTCACTAGTCCACATTAAGCTGTTTAGGAAAAAGGGAAAGTAAAAGCAATGTTTTTTGTTAGTATTGATCACTTGTAATGAAACTGCCAATTTGTGTCTTTGCCACTTGAAATTGTGTCAAAACTAATCCTTTTGTTCCGTCATGAAGTCTTTAAAAATGTTACTGAATGTTAAATTATGAAGCTAGAATATGAagaatgtgtatatattttacaattatATGCAGTAATGTAAGCCAGTGTTTGCCCACGGTCACTTACACGCATTCAATACAAACGTATAGCTCAGATTTTGTGCACACAGAGCCTGACATGATTTAGAGTTTTTCATCTCATCTTGTGGGAACGTAGCAGTAAACacttcagagcagcagtgtcTTCCATGTGGGAGGGTGagttttataataaaatgtttatgAGCTTAA
Above is a genomic segment from Sebastes umbrosus isolate fSebUmb1 chromosome 2, fSebUmb1.pri, whole genome shotgun sequence containing:
- the LOC119479981 gene encoding growth arrest-specific protein 1, producing MKCWCSSSALALLPWVLVVALDAQLICWQALLRCHEEPECDLAYSQYLAACEGNIRGTRRQCPSHCINALIRLNHTRSGPDLETCDCAQDLECIGAKRAIEPCLPRRHPHDAGGIGCMEARQRCEEDSDCHTSLTAYLSYCGQLFNGRKCSSKCKATIQQMLFIPNGVLLNRCVCDGVERPFCEVVKENMSKLCAIGDHIVISDQPDADDIYEDEDYDPKHDREEVYTDPNSASQRLPSCVTLLFLPLAWILY